A single genomic interval of Halococcus sediminicola harbors:
- a CDS encoding bile acid:sodium symporter family protein: protein MSVLDTLERISEGASTYFVVWVLLFSGAALVAPSGFTWIAPYITPLLGVIMLGMGLTLLPEDFRRIAERPRDVAIGALTQWLVMPLAAWALTIVLSLPPALAIGVILLGAAPGGTASNVMTYLGKGDVALSVAITTVTTLAAPVVMPAWVVALAGEQLQVTFAEMFTSIVQVVLIPVVAGFALRLALDRYAPRLAAAGLNVFPAVSVVAIVAIVAAVVGLNVENILTAGAVVLIAVVAHNAIGLGAGYGVGRASGMNPERVRACTFEVALQNSGLAVALATAYFSPLAALPPALFSVWHNVTGPALATYFSRQTETADTTAASAIDD, encoded by the coding sequence CGCTCGTCGCGCCCTCGGGATTCACGTGGATCGCACCCTACATCACGCCGTTGTTGGGTGTCATCATGCTCGGGATGGGGCTGACGCTCCTGCCGGAGGATTTCAGGCGTATCGCCGAGCGCCCGCGCGACGTGGCCATCGGCGCGCTCACTCAGTGGCTCGTAATGCCGCTCGCCGCGTGGGCTCTCACTATCGTGCTCTCGCTGCCGCCGGCGCTCGCCATCGGCGTGATTCTGCTGGGGGCCGCACCGGGCGGCACGGCCTCGAACGTCATGACGTATCTCGGCAAGGGTGACGTGGCGCTCTCGGTGGCCATCACCACGGTGACGACGCTCGCCGCTCCGGTCGTGATGCCCGCGTGGGTCGTCGCGCTCGCTGGCGAACAACTCCAAGTCACCTTCGCCGAGATGTTTACCTCCATCGTCCAAGTCGTCCTGATTCCCGTGGTCGCGGGCTTCGCGCTCCGACTGGCCCTCGATCGCTACGCGCCACGTCTGGCGGCAGCGGGTCTGAACGTCTTTCCGGCGGTCAGCGTCGTCGCCATCGTCGCCATCGTCGCGGCGGTTGTCGGGTTGAACGTCGAGAACATCCTGACCGCGGGCGCAGTCGTCCTGATTGCGGTCGTCGCCCACAACGCCATCGGGCTGGGGGCCGGCTACGGCGTCGGGCGTGCGAGCGGCATGAATCCCGAACGGGTCCGGGCGTGCACCTTCGAGGTCGCCCTCCAGAACAGTGGACTCGCGGTCGCGCTCGCCACCGCCTATTTCAGCCCGCTCGCGGCGCTCCCGCCCGCACTCTTCAGCGTCTGGCACAACGTCACCGGCCCGGCGCTGGCGACGTACTTCTCGCGGCAGACGGAGACGGCCGACACGACGGCTGCGAGCGCGATCGACGACTGA
- a CDS encoding DUF5779 family protein yields MSDFDLDLQAVETEIEENDPERAHRVVLGVLDGRTPSDEWVAEVEDDAVLVLAVEGDLNRLASGFARDVREMGGELIHFRKFLLVTPPGVHIDTDRLD; encoded by the coding sequence ATGAGCGACTTCGACCTCGACCTGCAGGCCGTCGAAACCGAAATCGAGGAGAACGACCCCGAGCGCGCCCACCGCGTCGTCCTCGGCGTGCTCGACGGGCGGACACCGAGCGACGAATGGGTCGCCGAGGTCGAAGACGACGCGGTGCTCGTCCTCGCCGTCGAGGGTGACCTGAACCGCCTCGCAAGCGGCTTCGCCCGCGACGTCCGCGAGATGGGTGGCGAACTCATCCACTTCCGGAAGTTTCTGCTGGTGACCCCGCCCGGCGTCCACATCGACACTGATCGGCTGGACTGA
- a CDS encoding GMC family oxidoreductase N-terminal domain-containing protein codes for MNDPDVVIVGAGADGPATAWKLAHDHGVDVLLLEGGPWHGNEQWPKPHADSGGTVSTDPDDLDGKLLDEQFTHREADANDPTYGYLRVGPADHSRAPWFRNLHQNAFIWQVGAVGGTSLHYFANHPRGYPTAFNDQPHWPFDYEELVPYYQLNEELTSTQQAPMTGKEEVFIEGATNAGYDLIETKNVTETGWRPQANAVEVPGRETSNGQPLDADYEGSFSYDDGFRGDTLVGDHFQGSSTPVDAPVRDKARKSSNVGYVPRALDTNESSEQGNVALRPNAYVTDIETKEGAGTLEATGVTFRDSWSGQSQTVDSDTVVLAGGCIETPRLWLNAGLPDDGWVGKGLTTHWFDWIVGVYDDETVADINPEGEHMDPYVGQNSAVRFEKPGIGGMEDIGMSPGLVSYADYLFSQAGYSFDTEVDPDEPWDTRGYVVGEELKRRMSNYKQTKALLILTDDLPRQNNGVSLDTTFSDEHGAVPNVKWEPHPDDDAKRDELSRIAANIHKEAGAEHVHRCDWPPLLLHMQSSMRMGEVLDSNAEAKNVNRLFVADHSALANGVGGPNPTNSGQALALRTADKIADIYF; via the coding sequence ATGAACGATCCCGATGTGGTCATCGTCGGTGCGGGTGCTGACGGGCCGGCGACCGCGTGGAAGCTCGCCCACGACCACGGTGTGGACGTGCTTCTCCTCGAAGGCGGCCCGTGGCACGGCAACGAACAATGGCCGAAACCACACGCCGATTCCGGTGGGACGGTCAGCACCGACCCCGACGATCTGGATGGCAAACTCTTGGACGAGCAGTTCACCCACCGCGAGGCCGACGCGAACGACCCCACGTATGGGTATCTACGCGTGGGGCCGGCCGATCACTCGCGGGCACCGTGGTTCCGCAACCTCCACCAGAACGCCTTCATCTGGCAGGTCGGAGCCGTGGGTGGCACGTCGCTGCACTACTTCGCCAACCACCCTCGTGGCTACCCGACCGCGTTCAACGACCAGCCCCACTGGCCGTTCGACTACGAGGAACTCGTCCCCTACTACCAACTGAACGAGGAACTGACGAGCACCCAGCAGGCACCGATGACCGGCAAGGAGGAGGTGTTCATCGAGGGGGCGACGAACGCTGGCTACGACCTCATCGAGACCAAGAACGTCACCGAGACGGGCTGGCGGCCACAGGCAAACGCCGTCGAAGTTCCCGGTCGAGAGACCTCCAATGGGCAGCCGCTCGATGCCGACTACGAGGGGTCGTTCTCCTACGACGACGGCTTTCGGGGAGACACACTCGTTGGCGACCACTTCCAGGGTTCCTCGACGCCCGTCGATGCGCCCGTGCGGGACAAAGCCAGAAAGTCGAGCAACGTGGGCTACGTGCCGCGCGCGCTCGACACCAACGAGAGTTCCGAGCAGGGCAACGTCGCGCTCCGACCGAACGCCTACGTGACGGACATCGAGACCAAGGAGGGTGCAGGAACTCTCGAAGCCACAGGAGTGACTTTCCGCGATTCGTGGTCCGGTCAGTCCCAGACCGTCGATTCCGATACGGTCGTCCTCGCGGGTGGCTGTATCGAGACACCCCGGCTCTGGCTCAACGCGGGCCTGCCCGACGATGGCTGGGTCGGCAAGGGTCTCACTACTCACTGGTTCGACTGGATCGTCGGCGTCTACGACGACGAGACCGTCGCCGACATCAACCCCGAGGGCGAGCACATGGACCCCTACGTCGGCCAGAATTCGGCCGTGCGGTTCGAAAAGCCCGGCATCGGCGGGATGGAGGACATCGGCATGAGTCCGGGACTGGTCTCGTACGCCGATTACCTCTTCAGCCAAGCCGGGTACAGTTTCGACACCGAAGTTGACCCTGACGAACCGTGGGATACGCGGGGATACGTCGTCGGCGAGGAACTCAAACGCCGGATGTCGAACTACAAGCAGACGAAGGCACTGTTGATCCTCACCGACGACCTGCCGCGCCAGAACAACGGTGTCTCGCTCGATACCACCTTCTCGGACGAGCACGGCGCGGTTCCGAACGTCAAGTGGGAGCCACACCCCGACGACGACGCGAAACGCGACGAACTCTCGCGTATCGCGGCGAACATCCACAAGGAAGCGGGAGCCGAGCACGTCCACCGGTGTGATTGGCCGCCGCTGCTGCTCCACATGCAGTCGTCGATGCGGATGGGCGAGGTGCTCGATTCGAACGCCGAAGCCAAAAACGTCAATCGACTGTTCGTCGCCGACCACTCCGCGCTCGCAAACGGCGTCGGCGGTCCGAACCCTACCAACTCGGGACAGGCGCTCGCGCTGCGGACTGCCGACAAAATCGCCGACATCTACTTCTAG
- a CDS encoding IclR family transcriptional regulator — protein sequence MTTYPVAAVKVSHDVLGVLADRGEAGVTEVAAALDVPKSTAHDHLRTLERVGSVVNESGRYRLSMQHLHFGKIARNNNELFVRGRDEALSLSAAVGDRKYVQLVTEENGRCAVVLATRWQRENLPSQATRIYPTHVPLHTNAPGKAILASMNSGDVERILGGQGLKRRTPATITDEDELLLELDCIREEGYATDDGELIAGMAGVAAPIVTDADVHGAIAVYSASEEFEADRDDSPVVDMVRDAADEIQANLIFAHD from the coding sequence ATGACGACCTACCCCGTTGCGGCGGTCAAAGTCTCCCACGACGTGCTCGGTGTGCTCGCCGACCGGGGCGAGGCCGGAGTGACCGAAGTCGCCGCCGCGCTCGACGTCCCGAAGAGCACGGCCCACGACCACCTCCGCACGCTGGAACGGGTCGGTTCGGTGGTCAACGAGAGCGGCCGCTACCGGCTGAGCATGCAGCACCTCCATTTCGGCAAGATCGCCCGGAACAACAACGAACTGTTCGTTCGAGGCCGTGACGAGGCACTCTCCCTCTCGGCGGCCGTCGGCGATCGAAAGTACGTCCAGCTCGTGACCGAGGAGAACGGCCGCTGTGCGGTGGTGCTGGCGACGCGCTGGCAGCGGGAGAACCTCCCGTCGCAGGCGACGCGGATCTACCCAACGCACGTCCCGCTCCACACGAACGCGCCGGGCAAGGCGATTCTCGCAAGCATGAATTCTGGAGACGTCGAACGGATCCTCGGCGGACAAGGGCTGAAGCGACGAACGCCCGCGACGATCACCGACGAGGACGAGCTCCTGCTCGAACTCGACTGCATCCGCGAGGAGGGGTACGCGACCGACGACGGGGAGCTGATCGCGGGCATGGCGGGCGTCGCCGCCCCCATCGTCACCGACGCCGACGTCCACGGTGCGATCGCCGTCTACAGCGCCAGCGAGGAGTTCGAAGCCGACCGGGACGACTCCCCCGTTGTCGACATGGTTCGTGACGCCGCCGACGAGATCCAGGCGAACCTCATCTTCGCCCATGACTGA
- a CDS encoding class I adenylate-forming enzyme family protein, protein MNFATRADRAARNAPTALGVSDRDHSVTFEQVAERAERIADGLADRGVEAGEHVALDLPNSVAFVCAYLGVLKRGAVAVPINTRFTDQQIRYVLGDSGAVCVITSDDIENDEYAYIDLLNDGTSGHESTPRRSEELAELLYTSGTTGAPKGVYHTHGNLAANAEGYIEYNGWDTGDVALTVCPCFHVTGLNVTTTPFLALGAANHLLESWDIEAFLRAIERHGVTYTFLIPTMIVELLDHEGVDEYDLSTLRSVGVGGSPMPEERIVEAERLLDCALLEGYGMTETTPLAALNHPGKDGRKPGSIGRPASEAVEVRIEDPTTGEAVERGERGELLWRGDTVTPRYNKRQLTESAFVERAGKRWLESGDIGWMDEEGFLFVVDRIEDMFTTGCGDVSPREIEAVIYAIDPVQKVAIIDRTDDVRGATVTAIVKRRGEESVSAADIKRACERELESHEVPERVVFVEEFPRTATGKVDRGALRSDFG, encoded by the coding sequence ATGAACTTCGCCACCCGTGCCGACCGCGCGGCACGAAACGCACCGACCGCCCTCGGAGTCAGCGATCGAGATCACTCAGTCACGTTCGAGCAGGTGGCCGAGCGCGCCGAGCGCATCGCGGATGGGCTGGCCGACCGCGGCGTCGAAGCGGGCGAACACGTGGCGCTCGATCTCCCGAACAGTGTGGCGTTCGTCTGTGCCTATCTCGGCGTGCTGAAGCGCGGCGCGGTGGCGGTCCCGATAAACACGCGCTTCACCGACCAGCAGATCCGGTACGTACTGGGTGACAGCGGCGCGGTCTGTGTGATCACGAGCGACGACATCGAAAACGACGAATACGCCTACATCGATCTGCTCAACGACGGAACATCCGGTCACGAGTCGACGCCACGGCGGAGCGAGGAGTTGGCCGAACTGCTCTACACGAGCGGGACGACCGGCGCGCCGAAGGGCGTCTATCATACGCATGGAAATCTCGCGGCGAACGCCGAGGGCTACATCGAATACAACGGCTGGGACACCGGGGATGTCGCGCTCACCGTCTGTCCGTGCTTTCACGTCACGGGTCTCAACGTCACCACGACGCCCTTTCTCGCCCTCGGGGCGGCGAACCACCTGCTCGAATCGTGGGACATCGAGGCGTTCCTGCGAGCAATCGAGCGCCACGGCGTCACCTACACTTTCCTGATTCCGACGATGATCGTCGAACTGCTTGATCACGAGGGAGTCGACGAGTACGACCTCTCGACGCTTCGGTCGGTCGGCGTCGGCGGGTCGCCGATGCCCGAAGAGCGCATCGTGGAGGCCGAGCGACTGCTCGATTGTGCGCTGCTCGAAGGCTACGGGATGACCGAGACCACGCCGCTGGCGGCGCTCAACCACCCCGGGAAAGACGGGCGCAAACCCGGCAGCATCGGCCGCCCGGCGAGCGAAGCAGTCGAGGTGCGCATCGAGGACCCCACCACAGGGGAGGCCGTCGAGCGCGGCGAGCGCGGCGAACTCCTCTGGCGCGGCGATACGGTCACGCCGCGGTACAACAAGCGCCAACTCACCGAGAGCGCGTTCGTCGAGCGCGCCGGCAAGCGCTGGCTCGAGTCCGGCGACATCGGCTGGATGGACGAGGAGGGATTTCTCTTCGTCGTCGACCGCATCGAGGACATGTTCACGACCGGGTGTGGCGACGTCTCGCCGCGGGAGATCGAGGCGGTCATCTACGCCATCGACCCCGTCCAGAAGGTCGCCATCATCGACCGCACCGACGACGTCCGTGGGGCGACGGTGACGGCCATCGTCAAGCGTCGCGGCGAGGAGTCCGTGTCGGCGGCCGACATCAAGCGCGCCTGCGAGCGAGAGTTGGAGAGCCACGAGGTTCCTGAACGTGTCGTCTTCGTCGAGGAGTTCCCCCGCACCGCGACCGGCAAGGTCGATCGGGGCGCGCTCCGCAGCGATTTCGGCTAG
- a CDS encoding VOC family protein, with amino-acid sequence MIAALRWLALEVKYLDRASAFYREHLALDTVRESDGEVAFSVGETDLVLRRPESVPRGGLHTHYALSIPAGEYDDWYDRLSRGFTLDEHTFGSARSLYFYDTEGNCVELGESDEAGPGVCGMFEVVLEVEDLARAEDFYTSLGMEVVDQGEDRRRTRLSAGGFALELWEPQLGLADARGGVHVDFGVAVENPEKALERVDNSVRSVERLDDGIRVRDPDGHFLTFVG; translated from the coding sequence ATGATCGCGGCGCTGCGCTGGCTCGCCCTCGAAGTCAAGTATCTCGACCGCGCGAGCGCGTTCTACCGCGAGCATCTCGCCCTCGATACCGTACGCGAGAGCGATGGCGAGGTCGCCTTTTCCGTCGGCGAGACCGACCTCGTGCTTCGCCGACCGGAGAGTGTGCCCCGCGGCGGTCTCCACACCCACTACGCGCTCTCGATTCCCGCGGGCGAGTACGACGACTGGTACGACCGCCTTTCGAGAGGTTTCACTCTCGACGAACACACCTTCGGCAGCGCGCGCTCGCTGTATTTTTACGACACGGAGGGCAACTGCGTCGAACTCGGCGAATCCGACGAAGCCGGCCCCGGCGTTTGCGGAATGTTCGAGGTCGTCCTCGAAGTCGAGGACCTCGCGCGCGCCGAAGACTTCTACACCTCCCTCGGGATGGAGGTCGTCGACCAAGGGGAAGACCGCCGTCGAACCCGGCTTTCGGCGGGCGGGTTCGCCCTCGAACTCTGGGAACCCCAGTTGGGGCTGGCCGACGCGCGCGGCGGCGTCCACGTCGATTTCGGTGTCGCGGTCGAAAATCCCGAGAAAGCACTCGAACGGGTGGACAATTCGGTGCGGTCGGTCGAGCGTCTCGACGACGGAATCCGAGTGCGTGACCCCGACGGCCACTTCCTGACGTTCGTCGGCTAG
- a CDS encoding ribbon-helix-helix domain-containing protein: MTDYTTVSIPKDLADRVEETIEGTSFQSTSDLVRFLLRSIVIQHQKQGELTEAQFDEIAEQLRDLGYLG; this comes from the coding sequence ATGACCGATTACACGACCGTCTCGATACCCAAGGACCTCGCCGACCGGGTCGAGGAAACCATCGAAGGGACGAGTTTTCAGAGCACTTCGGATCTCGTCCGATTCCTGCTGCGCAGCATCGTCATCCAACATCAAAAACAGGGCGAACTCACCGAAGCGCAGTTCGACGAGATCGCCGAGCAGCTCCGGGATCTGGGCTATCTCGGATAG
- a CDS encoding DUF7350 domain-containing protein, whose amino-acid sequence MDRRTFLRAGTAASAVGAGFLAGCSGLFSVQTGYRERMPALPENRPAAVYYPSHIEGMEMVGVSDGAAGADSGTADTTNSDRTNRSNGSSDGSKMSAGYRCALTYSYPHRFWTVTGTRTERVPIEDDDSLHLMVSVWDPETGISPMDANPTVTVSKGGESVTTLSPWTMLSQNMGFHTGDNVSLPGAGDYTVAVDVPPTSARRTGAFAGRFGSRQSFEFSLTFDPEKVSNISFEELDGKAGTRGAVEPMRMKQLPLAVAPKRDALPGRSLGTARTGDAAFVVRALDDASRFGSDGTYLVVSARTPHNGYVLPAMSLSATVRRGDETVFDGPLRATLDPELNYHYGAGVGRIESGDELMLAVDAPPQVARHEGYETAFLDMPSRTLTVGASSGR is encoded by the coding sequence ATGGATCGACGCACGTTTCTCCGGGCCGGCACGGCCGCGAGCGCGGTCGGTGCGGGCTTTCTCGCCGGCTGTTCTGGACTGTTCTCCGTCCAGACGGGCTATCGAGAGCGGATGCCGGCGCTGCCCGAAAACCGCCCGGCGGCCGTCTACTACCCCTCCCACATCGAGGGCATGGAGATGGTCGGCGTGAGCGATGGGGCGGCCGGAGCGGACTCAGGGACAGCGGACACGACGAACTCGGATCGGACGAACCGCTCGAACGGCTCGTCGGACGGCTCGAAGATGAGTGCGGGCTATCGCTGTGCACTCACCTACAGCTACCCCCACCGGTTCTGGACCGTCACCGGCACGCGGACCGAGAGGGTGCCCATCGAGGACGACGACTCGCTCCACCTCATGGTAAGTGTCTGGGACCCGGAAACGGGAATCAGCCCGATGGACGCGAACCCGACGGTGACGGTCTCGAAGGGCGGCGAGTCGGTGACGACGCTCTCACCGTGGACGATGCTCTCACAGAACATGGGCTTTCACACCGGTGACAACGTCTCCCTTCCGGGTGCCGGCGACTACACCGTCGCGGTCGACGTTCCGCCGACGTCCGCACGACGGACCGGGGCGTTCGCGGGCCGGTTCGGGAGCCGACAGTCCTTCGAGTTCTCGCTCACGTTCGACCCGGAGAAAGTGAGCAATATCTCCTTCGAGGAACTCGACGGGAAGGCCGGCACGCGCGGGGCGGTCGAACCGATGAGGATGAAGCAACTGCCGCTCGCGGTCGCACCCAAGAGGGATGCGCTCCCCGGCCGCTCGCTCGGGACGGCCCGGACCGGCGACGCCGCGTTCGTCGTGCGGGCGCTCGACGACGCCTCGCGGTTCGGTTCCGACGGAACGTATCTCGTCGTCTCGGCACGGACGCCGCACAACGGGTACGTCCTGCCGGCGATGTCGCTGTCGGCGACGGTGCGGCGGGGCGACGAGACGGTCTTCGACGGGCCGCTGCGGGCGACGCTCGACCCGGAACTGAACTATCACTACGGGGCCGGCGTCGGGCGCATCGAGAGCGGTGACGAACTCATGCTCGCCGTCGATGCGCCGCCACAGGTCGCCCGCCACGAGGGCTACGAGACTGCCTTTCTCGATATGCCGTCACGGACGCTCACCGTCGGTGCGTCGTCCGGACGATAG
- a CDS encoding DUF7405 family protein: MPHGTERGLSRRAFVKAAVAIGGPAALSACLARESAPDLPKGSDDLSALPTRQHAWNEFLALGENDNHLGPRHRVLLYLRYPKSGPPTRTDGERMERALRALERAYPHSHDGLLFTVSYSPAYFERFDDALPESLDLQQPKALTPFEDPEIDTPDAVVHLASDHGQVVLGAEEALLGDKESLNGVDIDVSLDGIFERSDRRTGFVGDGLPAENQDVQGIPDSEPVPDDAPLYMGFKSGFEKNQATEDDVTIRSGPFRGGTTQQISTIKLHLDQWYEQDSRYQRVGKMFCPAHAEAGVVKGVGDNLGDSSRMDDCPPAEESARESGLVGHSQKLTRARENDRPVILRRDFDSTDGDEATLHFLSLQQEIADFTDTHEAMTGTDLAEESALGRKNNNGILQYMSVTRRGNYLLPPRGLRALPAAVPRR; encoded by the coding sequence ATGCCACACGGCACGGAGCGCGGTCTCTCCCGGCGCGCGTTCGTGAAGGCCGCCGTCGCCATCGGTGGGCCGGCGGCGCTGTCGGCCTGTCTGGCCCGCGAGAGTGCTCCCGACCTCCCGAAGGGATCCGACGACCTCTCGGCGCTCCCGACGCGCCAGCACGCCTGGAACGAGTTCCTCGCGCTCGGCGAGAACGACAACCACCTCGGCCCGCGCCATCGCGTGCTGCTGTATCTCCGCTACCCGAAGAGCGGCCCGCCGACGCGAACAGACGGGGAGCGAATGGAACGGGCGCTGCGGGCGCTCGAACGGGCGTATCCCCACTCCCACGACGGCCTGCTGTTCACCGTGAGCTACTCCCCGGCGTACTTCGAGCGCTTCGACGATGCCCTCCCGGAATCGCTGGACCTCCAACAGCCGAAGGCGCTCACGCCGTTCGAGGACCCGGAAATCGATACACCTGATGCGGTCGTTCACCTCGCCAGCGACCACGGGCAGGTCGTCCTCGGTGCGGAGGAGGCGTTGCTGGGCGACAAGGAGAGCCTGAACGGCGTCGATATCGACGTCTCGCTCGATGGAATCTTCGAGCGCAGCGACCGGCGGACGGGCTTCGTCGGCGACGGACTTCCCGCCGAGAACCAGGACGTTCAGGGGATTCCCGATTCGGAGCCGGTTCCCGACGATGCGCCGCTGTACATGGGTTTCAAGTCGGGCTTCGAGAAGAATCAGGCGACCGAAGACGACGTGACGATTCGCTCGGGTCCCTTCAGGGGCGGGACCACCCAGCAGATCTCGACCATCAAACTCCACCTCGACCAGTGGTACGAACAGGACAGTCGGTATCAGCGCGTCGGGAAGATGTTCTGTCCCGCCCACGCCGAGGCGGGCGTCGTCAAGGGCGTCGGCGACAATCTGGGCGATTCGAGCCGGATGGACGACTGTCCGCCCGCCGAGGAGTCCGCCCGCGAGTCGGGGCTGGTCGGTCACTCACAGAAACTCACTCGTGCGCGCGAGAACGACCGGCCGGTCATCCTCCGACGGGACTTCGATTCGACCGACGGCGACGAGGCGACGCTGCACTTCCTCTCGCTTCAACAGGAGATAGCGGACTTCACCGACACACACGAAGCGATGACCGGCACCGACCTCGCCGAGGAGTCGGCGCTCGGCCGGAAGAACAACAACGGCATCCTCCAGTACATGTCCGTGACCCGACGCGGCAACTACCTCCTCCCGCCGCGCGGGTTGCGCGCGCTTCCCGCCGCCGTGCCACGACGATGA
- a CDS encoding ABC transporter permease has translation MSLASVGVRTLVRREILRYVRRPWNTFLPPAITNALYFVVFGVILGGRISATGGIPYILFILPGLVVLGATSDAFQNASFTIFHGRWNKYIHEVQTSPLSYVEMVFAYVTASALRGIVIAVVVALVGTIFTNLDPGIPPVSLAHPIYVVAFVLVITILFAGFGVMGGLWARDFDYLTVMNQFIIRPLVFFGAVFYPLSALPNFWQTVSLLNPMVYMVDGVRYGFLGVADIDPNVSLAVLAGAAVVVIAADIALFQRGYGLTE, from the coding sequence GTGAGCCTCGCCTCCGTTGGCGTGCGGACGCTCGTGCGCCGCGAGATACTCAGATACGTCCGCCGGCCGTGGAACACGTTCCTCCCGCCGGCGATAACGAATGCACTGTACTTCGTCGTCTTCGGTGTCATCCTCGGCGGGCGCATCAGCGCCACGGGCGGGATTCCGTACATCCTGTTCATCCTCCCGGGACTCGTCGTGCTCGGCGCGACCAGCGATGCCTTCCAGAACGCTTCGTTCACCATCTTTCACGGCCGCTGGAACAAGTACATCCACGAGGTCCAGACCTCGCCGCTCTCGTATGTGGAGATGGTGTTCGCCTACGTCACCGCGAGCGCGCTCCGCGGCATCGTCATCGCGGTGGTGGTCGCGCTCGTCGGCACGATCTTCACGAACCTCGATCCGGGTATTCCACCGGTGAGTCTCGCCCATCCGATCTACGTCGTCGCGTTCGTGCTCGTCATCACGATCCTCTTTGCGGGCTTCGGCGTCATGGGTGGTCTCTGGGCGCGCGATTTCGACTATCTCACCGTGATGAACCAGTTCATCATCCGACCGCTCGTCTTCTTCGGCGCAGTGTTCTACCCGCTGTCGGCGCTGCCCAACTTCTGGCAGACGGTTTCACTGTTGAACCCGATGGTCTACATGGTCGACGGCGTTCGCTACGGCTTCCTCGGCGTCGCCGACATCGACCCGAACGTCTCGCTCGCGGTGCTCGCCGGCGCGGCAGTGGTGGTGATCGCCGCCGATATCGCACTGTTCCAGCGTGGCTACGGCCTGACCGAGTGA
- a CDS encoding ABC transporter ATP-binding protein, whose protein sequence is MSLAISTTDLVKDYGDVRALDGLSLDVEQGDFFGLLGPNGAGKTTFINILVGLVGKSGGEAAIFGHDVESDYREARSAIGLAPQEFNVDRFFPVHEVLVHQAGYHGISKAEAAERADDALKTVGIYDKRDSRFDWLSGGMKRRFMLARALVSDPDLLILDEPTAGVDVELRHDLWEIITGLNDEGTTILLTTHYIEEAEQLCDEVAIMDDGRKVTVASPDELMARGNDTVRLRLREPPATVPAIDVERVESVEIENDAVVATAPTGGEVAPGLIRQLDRQGHTVTDIDISRTSLEEVFIALTGDDESGSREGGRDAEQREREAPEASL, encoded by the coding sequence GTGTCGCTCGCAATCTCGACGACGGATCTGGTGAAGGACTACGGCGACGTTCGGGCGCTCGACGGGCTCTCGCTCGACGTCGAGCAAGGCGACTTTTTCGGCCTGCTCGGGCCGAACGGTGCGGGCAAAACGACGTTCATCAACATTCTGGTAGGGTTGGTCGGCAAATCCGGCGGCGAGGCAGCAATATTCGGCCACGACGTCGAGTCCGACTATCGGGAGGCGCGCTCGGCCATCGGGCTGGCCCCACAGGAGTTCAACGTCGACCGCTTTTTCCCGGTCCACGAGGTGCTGGTCCATCAGGCGGGCTATCACGGCATTTCGAAGGCCGAAGCCGCAGAGCGCGCCGACGACGCCCTCAAAACGGTAGGCATCTACGACAAGCGTGACTCCCGGTTCGACTGGCTCTCCGGGGGCATGAAACGCCGGTTCATGCTCGCCCGCGCGCTCGTCTCGGACCCCGACCTGCTGATTCTCGACGAACCGACTGCCGGCGTGGACGTCGAACTCCGCCACGACCTCTGGGAGATCATCACCGGCCTCAACGACGAGGGGACGACCATTCTTCTCACCACGCACTACATCGAGGAGGCGGAGCAGTTGTGCGACGAGGTCGCCATCATGGACGACGGCCGAAAAGTGACGGTCGCCAGCCCGGACGAGCTAATGGCGCGGGGCAACGACACGGTTCGACTCCGCCTGCGCGAACCGCCGGCGACAGTTCCAGCAATCGACGTCGAGCGCGTCGAGTCGGTCGAGATAGAGAACGATGCGGTCGTGGCGACAGCCCCCACCGGCGGCGAGGTCGCACCGGGGCTCATCCGCCAGCTCGACCGACAGGGCCACACCGTGACCGACATCGACATCTCGCGCACGTCGCTCGAAGAGGTGTTCATCGCCCTCACGGGTGACGACGAAAGCGGGAGCCGCGAGGGAGGCCGCGACGCCGAGCAGCGCGAACGCGAAGCGCCGGAGGCGTCGTTGTGA